The proteins below are encoded in one region of Paenibacillus albus:
- a CDS encoding helix-turn-helix domain-containing protein has product MIEDIGKRIQQFRTERGMSLSELAERADIAKSYISSVERGLQSNPSIQFLEKIATALDVPIHTIIYGPAAAEVEQTLDGDWQQLLRDAMASGISKSQFKEFLEFQKWKKNNENAN; this is encoded by the coding sequence ATGATTGAAGATATCGGAAAAAGAATTCAGCAATTCCGCACCGAGCGGGGCATGTCCCTCTCCGAGCTCGCCGAACGTGCTGATATCGCCAAATCTTATATAAGCAGCGTTGAACGAGGACTGCAGTCGAATCCTTCGATTCAGTTTTTGGAGAAGATTGCAACTGCGCTGGACGTGCCTATTCATACGATCATTTATGGGCCTGCGGCAGCAGAGGTCGAGCAAACGCTGGACGGCGATTGGCAGCAGCTTCTTCGGGATGCGATGGCTTCCGGAATAAGCAAGAGCCAGTTCAAAGAGTTTCTTGAATTTCAGAAATGGAAGAAGAATAACGAGAACGCCAATTAG